In Desulfovibrio sp. 86, the following proteins share a genomic window:
- a CDS encoding sigma-54 interaction domain-containing protein → MLDTILKGCTDLSQLLDFFRLIFDVNLIGITIVREDGVIIYYNDAQARIDGLSPQDALGKQICDVYRFTPEDSPTMRALHTGSPIFDSVHLYRTRRGKLVNSSNSIYPLWNNGVLLGAICFIQRYPCIGLQSEGWGPEAADGMGDAPDCRKEQEKRHYTFESLIGESHALLEVASLAKKVSTKSSSVMLIGETGVGKEIFAQAIHYASPRQAKPYTAINCSAVPETLLEGILFGTVKGAFTGAVNRVGLFEATNGGTLYLDEVDSMPVSLQNKLLRVLQERMVRRVGEEHERPIDVRIISSVCKNPTALIEDGHLRQDFYYRLGVVKIMIPPLRFRMEDIHPLVQHFMRFHSGRLGVPQPLVTPEAMSVLYAHNWPGNVRELEHVIEASLVLVDPGDNLESWHLYDAVPELASSSPPLSATTPWLAVQGAARETAPGSGRAAPSERPPSFAEPCASAPSTTHPQMTATATADTAREAGSSLPRQTMDIEETAIKKALATSAGNVAMAARLLGISPQLLHYKIKKYAISRQAFLPKQY, encoded by the coding sequence ATGCTGGATACCATTTTGAAGGGGTGCACCGATCTTTCACAGCTTTTGGACTTTTTTCGCCTGATTTTTGACGTCAATTTGATTGGGATTACCATTGTTCGGGAAGATGGTGTTATCATTTACTATAATGATGCCCAGGCACGAATTGACGGACTTTCGCCGCAGGACGCCCTCGGTAAGCAGATATGCGACGTTTATCGCTTCACGCCAGAGGACAGTCCTACCATGCGGGCGCTCCACACCGGCTCTCCAATTTTCGACAGTGTGCATCTGTATCGTACCCGACGCGGCAAACTGGTTAATTCTTCCAACAGTATTTATCCGCTGTGGAACAACGGCGTCCTTCTGGGGGCGATCTGCTTTATCCAGAGGTATCCCTGTATCGGCCTGCAGTCGGAGGGATGGGGCCCCGAGGCAGCGGATGGGATGGGGGATGCCCCTGATTGCAGGAAGGAACAAGAAAAAAGGCATTATACATTTGAATCCCTGATCGGCGAAAGCCACGCGCTGCTGGAGGTCGCTTCGCTGGCAAAGAAGGTTTCCACCAAGTCTTCTTCTGTCATGCTGATAGGCGAAACCGGCGTGGGCAAGGAGATATTCGCCCAAGCCATACATTACGCAAGCCCACGCCAGGCAAAGCCCTACACGGCCATAAACTGCTCAGCCGTGCCGGAAACGCTGCTTGAGGGCATCCTTTTTGGCACCGTCAAGGGCGCGTTTACCGGCGCCGTGAACCGGGTGGGCCTGTTTGAAGCCACGAATGGAGGCACCCTGTATCTTGATGAAGTCGATTCAATGCCTGTGTCCTTACAGAACAAACTGCTCCGGGTTCTCCAGGAGCGCATGGTACGCCGGGTAGGAGAAGAGCATGAGCGCCCCATAGACGTGCGCATCATCAGTTCCGTCTGTAAAAATCCCACGGCTCTTATTGAAGATGGCCACTTGCGCCAGGATTTTTATTATCGGCTTGGCGTGGTCAAGATCATGATTCCTCCTCTTCGCTTCCGGATGGAAGATATTCACCCCTTGGTGCAGCATTTTATGCGGTTTCACAGCGGCAGGCTGGGGGTGCCCCAACCCCTGGTCACTCCAGAGGCCATGTCCGTACTCTACGCCCACAATTGGCCAGGAAATGTACGCGAACTGGAGCATGTCATAGAGGCCAGCCTGGTTCTGGTTGACCCTGGTGATAATCTTGAGTCATGGCACCTTTATGATGCTGTGCCGGAGCTCGCCTCTTCATCGCCGCCACTGTCAGCCACAACGCCATGGCTGGCAGTTCAGGGCGCTGCCCGTGAAACGGCGCCCGGTTCCGGTCGCGCCGCGCCTTCAGAACGGCCGCCCTCGTTCGCGGAACCTTGCGCCTCCGCTCCTTCCACAACACATCCTCAGATGACCGCAACCGCGACGGCCGATACGGCGCGTGAAGCCGGTTCAAGCCTGCCGCGACAGACCATGGACATTGAAGAGACCGCCATCAAGAAAGCCCTTGCAACCTCGGCGGGCAATGTTGCCATGGCCGCTCGACTTTTGGGAATATCTCCGCAGCTTTTGCATTATAAAATCAAGAAATACGCAATCAGCAGGCAGGCCTTTCTGCCAAAGCAGTATTAA
- a CDS encoding glycine/sarcosine/betaine reductase component B subunit → MKLELHKIAVKDAQWGDKTHADGGVLYVNKEEALAVVLQESQFVTAELDIARPGESVRIIPVKDVIEPRVKMDGNGYFPGYCAPMSRAGEGATLVLDGAAVVTCGPIVAFQEGMIDMSGPVAEYTPFSKTINIVMNVEPVEGIDPHEYEEALRKTGLRLSVYLAKECLGTKADSIEVYEKRSVVEESAKYPDLPKVLYICMSITQGLLHDTYVYASDLRPSLPTLLHPNEVLDGAVVSGNCVSACDKNTTYHHVHNPVVTELYARHGKEINFLGMVPAVESTILAGKQRAAMMNLTLSKELGANAVIITEEGYGNPDTDFCLNAKLHEDAGIVAIVISDEAAGIDGKSQSTADATPELVSFVSTGNVNEMLEVPSMQKVIGDARAIANLSGGAAESLRPDGSMYIELQAIIASTCEIGFSRNSCEWI, encoded by the coding sequence ATGAAACTGGAACTGCACAAGATCGCCGTCAAAGACGCGCAATGGGGCGACAAGACCCATGCGGACGGTGGGGTGCTCTATGTAAATAAGGAAGAGGCCCTTGCTGTTGTCCTGCAGGAAAGTCAGTTCGTCACGGCCGAGCTGGACATCGCCCGGCCGGGAGAAAGCGTGCGCATCATCCCTGTGAAGGACGTGATCGAGCCGCGCGTGAAGATGGACGGCAACGGGTATTTTCCGGGCTATTGCGCACCCATGTCCAGAGCGGGAGAAGGCGCTACCCTGGTGCTTGATGGCGCAGCGGTAGTGACTTGCGGTCCTATCGTGGCCTTTCAGGAAGGTATGATTGATATGTCCGGCCCTGTGGCGGAGTACACGCCTTTTTCGAAAACCATCAACATTGTCATGAATGTTGAACCCGTGGAAGGCATTGACCCTCACGAATATGAAGAGGCCCTTCGTAAAACCGGGCTGCGGCTCAGCGTATATCTGGCCAAGGAGTGCCTGGGCACAAAGGCTGACTCCATAGAAGTGTATGAAAAGCGCTCTGTGGTTGAAGAGAGCGCCAAATATCCCGACTTGCCCAAGGTCCTGTATATATGCATGTCCATCACGCAAGGCCTGCTTCATGACACGTACGTGTATGCCTCGGATTTGCGCCCCTCCCTGCCGACCCTGCTGCATCCCAACGAAGTCCTGGACGGCGCCGTGGTGTCCGGCAACTGCGTGTCCGCGTGCGACAAAAATACCACCTATCATCATGTTCACAACCCGGTAGTCACCGAGCTGTATGCGCGGCACGGCAAGGAAATCAACTTCCTTGGCATGGTGCCTGCCGTTGAAAGCACCATTCTTGCGGGCAAGCAGCGCGCGGCAATGATGAACCTGACCCTGTCCAAGGAACTCGGCGCCAACGCGGTGATCATCACCGAAGAGGGCTACGGCAACCCTGACACGGATTTTTGCCTTAATGCCAAGCTGCATGAAGACGCGGGCATCGTGGCCATTGTCATTTCCGACGAGGCCGCCGGCATCGACGGCAAGAGTCAGAGCACTGCGGACGCCACCCCCGAACTTGTGTCCTTTGTATCGACCGGCAACGTCAATGAAATGCTTGAAGTGCCCAGCATGCAGAAAGTTATCGGCGACGCCCGGGCCATAGCCAATCTTTCCGGCGGCGCCGCTGAGAGCCTGCGCCCGGACGGTTCTATGTACATCGAGTTGCAGGCCATCATTGCCTCCACTTGCGAAATCGGATTCAGCCGCAACAGTTGCGAGTGGATATAG
- a CDS encoding glycine/betaine/sarcosine/D-proline family reductase selenoprotein B, translating to MQYRIVHYINQFYAGKGGEDKADHKPESVPSPVGPGSEITRLLKEAGGEGEIVGTVICGDSYYGENIEEARETCLALIEAFKPDLLIAGPAFNAGRYGVACGDIASAAGEKFGIPTVTGMFKENPGLELYGKGCYVVPSSESARSMRKDLAAMTELGLKLVKKIPMGPAREEGYFSRGIRKCFFKEKTGAARAVDMMLARLRGEEFHTEYEMPVFKKIPPALPVRDIKNATIAIISSGGVVPVGNPDHIRVSSADSFGSYSIAGINDLTPENYESIHGGYDRAMAAIDPDCIVPVDELRKLEKEGAFKKLHDFFYTTTGTGTSVNNAEKFGQEIGEILRNAEVDAAILTSTUGTCTRCGASMTREIERVANIPVVQIATIVPIMLTVGTNRVVPGVAIPHPVGDPRKGPEIDHTLRRNLLLKALDAMQTEIQEQTIFE from the coding sequence ATGCAATACAGAATAGTGCATTACATAAATCAGTTTTACGCGGGCAAGGGTGGCGAAGACAAGGCAGACCACAAGCCTGAGTCCGTCCCCAGCCCCGTGGGCCCGGGATCTGAAATTACCCGCTTGCTCAAGGAGGCCGGAGGCGAGGGCGAAATCGTCGGCACAGTGATTTGCGGGGACTCGTACTACGGTGAAAATATTGAAGAAGCGCGCGAGACGTGCCTTGCGTTGATTGAAGCGTTCAAGCCCGATCTGCTCATTGCCGGCCCTGCTTTTAACGCAGGCAGGTACGGTGTGGCCTGCGGCGACATCGCTTCAGCAGCCGGAGAAAAATTCGGCATTCCCACGGTTACGGGCATGTTCAAGGAAAATCCCGGGTTGGAGCTTTACGGCAAGGGTTGCTATGTCGTGCCCAGTTCAGAAAGCGCCCGCTCCATGAGAAAAGACCTTGCGGCCATGACCGAACTCGGCCTTAAGCTGGTGAAAAAAATTCCCATGGGGCCGGCTCGTGAAGAGGGCTACTTCTCCCGGGGCATCCGCAAGTGCTTTTTCAAGGAAAAGACAGGCGCGGCCAGAGCTGTCGATATGATGCTGGCCCGTTTGAGAGGCGAGGAGTTTCATACCGAATACGAAATGCCGGTATTCAAGAAAATTCCGCCTGCACTGCCTGTCAGGGACATAAAGAACGCAACCATCGCCATCATCAGTTCCGGCGGCGTGGTGCCCGTAGGCAATCCGGATCATATCCGCGTGTCGTCCGCCGACAGTTTCGGCTCATACAGTATTGCTGGCATCAATGATCTCACGCCGGAAAACTATGAATCCATCCATGGCGGATATGACAGGGCCATGGCCGCCATAGACCCGGACTGCATCGTGCCTGTGGATGAACTGCGCAAACTGGAAAAAGAAGGCGCGTTCAAGAAGCTGCACGATTTTTTCTATACCACCACAGGTACGGGCACCAGCGTGAACAACGCTGAAAAGTTCGGCCAGGAAATCGGTGAGATTCTGCGCAATGCGGAGGTGGATGCAGCCATCCTCACATCTACGTGAGGAACGTGCACTCGATGCGGTGCATCGATGACGCGTGAAATAGAACGTGTGGCGAATATTCCTGTAGTGCAGATAGCGACAATTGTCCCCATCATGCTCACTGTGGGCACCAACAGAGTCGTGCCGGGCGTGGCCATTCCTCACCCCGTGGGGGACCCCCGCAAAGGGCCGGAAATTGATCATACGCTGCGACGCAACCTGTTATTGAAGGCGCTTGACGCCATGCAGACCGAAATCCAAGAGCAGACCATCTTTGAATAG
- a CDS encoding YkvI family membrane protein, translating into MDKRTGIKQTLLLTGAIIGLLVGSGISTGQEVLQYFTPYGLYAFLVAGVSALIIIIANYGFAYAGFHGNFKKGSEVFAFYCGPVIGKIFDWFTVLFCYMSYIVMVGGGSSTLNEQFGLPIIFGGTIIMVCAGGTVAIGLNSIVNIVARIGVLKVVMVSTVCLVSLICHIESLPQNLSRISSSELPLLKAADTWLFSGISYGGFCILWLASYVATLSTKVDYMTLQRGSVFAAIILVSMCLVIGFALTANIDSVYNLQIPNLFLAKQIWMPLSYFYSMITFLAIYSTACPLLWTASSRFCVEGTVKFKLVTIGLAAAGLLIAMFTPYNILINYIYVLNGYLGSAFMIIMIVRLVMIKMKVRSSQYNTQ; encoded by the coding sequence ATGGATAAGCGTACTGGTATAAAGCAAACGTTGCTGTTGACAGGCGCAATAATTGGCCTGCTTGTTGGATCGGGAATATCAACAGGGCAAGAAGTTTTGCAGTATTTTACTCCATATGGCCTGTACGCGTTTTTGGTTGCTGGAGTGTCAGCGCTAATCATCATTATTGCAAACTACGGGTTTGCATATGCGGGATTTCACGGTAACTTCAAAAAAGGAAGCGAGGTATTTGCCTTCTACTGTGGGCCAGTTATTGGGAAGATATTTGACTGGTTTACGGTTTTGTTTTGCTACATGTCGTATATTGTTATGGTCGGCGGCGGCAGTTCTACGTTGAATGAACAGTTTGGTCTTCCGATCATTTTTGGCGGTACCATTATTATGGTATGCGCTGGAGGAACCGTAGCAATCGGGTTGAATTCGATAGTGAACATTGTGGCCCGCATTGGGGTTTTAAAAGTCGTTATGGTTTCGACGGTGTGCCTGGTATCGCTTATATGCCATATTGAATCCCTGCCGCAAAACCTCAGCAGAATCAGCTCCAGCGAGCTGCCCCTGCTGAAAGCCGCTGACACCTGGCTCTTTTCCGGCATTTCATATGGCGGGTTCTGCATATTATGGCTGGCGAGCTACGTTGCGACGTTGAGCACAAAAGTAGACTACATGACCTTGCAACGAGGCAGCGTATTCGCCGCCATTATTCTTGTATCCATGTGTCTGGTTATCGGGTTCGCCCTGACCGCGAACATTGACAGTGTTTATAATTTGCAGATTCCCAACCTTTTTCTGGCCAAGCAGATATGGATGCCGCTCTCATATTTTTACAGCATGATCACTTTTCTGGCGATCTATTCCACTGCTTGCCCACTTCTGTGGACTGCTTCATCCAGGTTTTGCGTAGAGGGCACGGTAAAGTTCAAGCTTGTCACAATCGGTCTGGCCGCAGCCGGGCTCCTTATAGCCATGTTCACGCCTTATAACATACTGATAAACTACATCTACGTGCTGAATGGCTATCTGGGGTCGGCGTTTATGATTATCATGATTGTCAGGCTTGTCATGATAAAGATGAAGGTGAGGAGCTCCCAGTATAACACGCAATAA
- the grdA gene encoding glycine/sarcosine/betaine reductase complex selenoprotein A, whose amino-acid sequence MAKLEGKKLLLLGERDGVPGPAMADVFADSGAEILFSATECFVUTAAGAMDLENQQRVKDAAEKFGGENVVVVLGSSDPEGAEIYAETVTLGDPTYAGPLAGVPLGLCVYHVLEPEMKAAADPAKWEEQISMMEMVLNVDALAAAVSKMRAENSKYSL is encoded by the coding sequence ATGGCTAAGCTCGAAGGCAAGAAGCTTCTGCTGCTTGGCGAAAGGGACGGCGTACCCGGCCCCGCCATGGCGGATGTCTTCGCCGATTCGGGAGCGGAGATCCTGTTCTCCGCCACCGAATGCTTCGTTTGAACGGCCGCAGGAGCCATGGATCTGGAAAATCAGCAGCGCGTCAAGGACGCGGCTGAGAAGTTTGGTGGCGAGAACGTCGTGGTGGTTCTCGGCTCTTCCGACCCTGAAGGGGCGGAAATCTATGCCGAAACCGTCACTCTGGGCGACCCCACCTACGCCGGACCCCTGGCAGGAGTCCCGTTGGGACTCTGCGTATATCATGTGCTTGAGCCGGAAATGAAGGCCGCTGCCGATCCCGCCAAGTGGGAAGAGCAGATCAGCATGATGGAAATGGTACTGAATGTGGATGCGCTGGCGGCCGCTGTGAGTAAGATGCGCGCGGAAAACAGCAAGTATAGCCTGTAG
- a CDS encoding thioredoxin family protein has protein sequence MIIVDKDTFEAEVLQSAMPCVVDLWGPQCGPCLALMPEVEKLAAAYDGKVKFCKLNVAENRRLVISLRVMAVPTILFYKGGECVSRVSGDAVSIEAIKAGTEKLL, from the coding sequence ATGATTATCGTCGATAAAGATACCTTTGAAGCCGAAGTACTGCAAAGCGCCATGCCCTGCGTGGTGGACCTCTGGGGGCCGCAGTGCGGCCCCTGCCTGGCCCTGATGCCCGAAGTGGAAAAGCTAGCCGCCGCATATGACGGCAAGGTGAAATTCTGCAAGCTCAACGTGGCGGAAAACCGCCGCCTGGTCATCAGCCTGCGCGTCATGGCCGTGCCCACCATCCTTTTTTACAAGGGCGGGGAATGCGTGTCGCGCGTGTCCGGCGACGCTGTTTCCATTGAGGCCATCAAGGCCGGGACGGAAAAACTGCTGTAA
- the grdD gene encoding glycine/sarcosine/betaine reductase complex component C subunit alpha, translating to MASQNDRRAILGKALEDLVTRARSGRAPCRIGLMAAGGEHSDTEFLSAAAVAMKEDASLTVVGVGPRPAGLVPAGMDWIETGCEGNELAAGMEKALEDGHIQGAVALHYPFPLGVATVGRVLTPALGKAMFVACTTGMSAAQRQQALLRNAVLGLAVARAMGLASPAVGVLNVDAAPQVLRALNRMAERGYDLRLGQSLRGDGGSLLRGNDLLAGAVDVCVTDTLTGNILMKLFSAFTSGGAYETTGWGYGPSVGEGWNRVVSIVSRASGAPVMANALAYTAAAVRGNLPAVVAEELRRARAAGLDEELAAFEKAAGAAPTETVQAPPAEPTDEEIHGIDVLDLEQAVHCLWKENIYAEAAMGCTGPVVKLAVARLEKAREILKTAGYI from the coding sequence ATGGCGAGTCAAAACGACAGGCGTGCCATCCTGGGCAAGGCTCTTGAGGATCTGGTCACGCGGGCGCGCAGTGGACGCGCGCCGTGCCGCATCGGCCTCATGGCCGCAGGCGGCGAGCATTCGGATACGGAATTCCTCTCGGCGGCCGCTGTGGCCATGAAGGAGGACGCCTCGCTGACCGTGGTCGGCGTGGGGCCACGGCCTGCGGGACTTGTGCCTGCGGGCATGGACTGGATTGAAACCGGCTGCGAAGGCAATGAACTGGCTGCAGGGATGGAAAAAGCCCTGGAAGACGGTCATATCCAGGGCGCGGTGGCCCTGCACTATCCCTTCCCCCTGGGCGTGGCCACGGTGGGCCGCGTTCTGACGCCTGCTCTCGGCAAGGCCATGTTTGTGGCCTGCACCACGGGCATGAGCGCGGCCCAGAGGCAACAGGCGCTATTGCGCAACGCCGTTTTGGGCCTGGCTGTGGCCAGGGCCATGGGTCTGGCCTCCCCCGCTGTGGGCGTGCTCAATGTGGACGCGGCCCCGCAGGTGCTGCGGGCGCTGAACCGCATGGCGGAACGCGGCTACGACCTGCGCCTGGGACAGAGCCTCAGGGGCGACGGCGGCTCGCTGCTGCGGGGCAACGACCTTCTGGCCGGGGCCGTGGACGTGTGCGTCACGGACACGCTCACGGGCAACATACTCATGAAGCTCTTCAGCGCCTTTACCTCCGGTGGAGCCTACGAAACCACGGGCTGGGGCTACGGCCCCTCGGTGGGCGAAGGCTGGAACCGGGTGGTGAGCATCGTCTCCCGCGCCTCGGGCGCTCCGGTCATGGCCAATGCCCTGGCCTATACGGCCGCCGCCGTACGCGGCAATCTGCCCGCCGTGGTGGCCGAAGAACTGCGCCGGGCCAGGGCCGCCGGGCTGGACGAAGAACTGGCCGCCTTTGAAAAGGCGGCAGGGGCGGCCCCGACCGAAACCGTGCAGGCCCCGCCCGCCGAGCCCACGGATGAAGAAATCCACGGCATCGACGTGCTGGACCTTGAGCAGGCGGTACACTGCCTGTGGAAGGAAAACATCTACGCCGAGGCGGCCATGGGCTGCACCGGGCCTGTGGTCAAGCTGGCTGTGGCCCGTCTTGAGAAGGCCCGTGAAATCCTGAAGACCGCAGGATACATATAA
- the grdC gene encoding glycine/sarcosine/betaine reductase complex component C subunit beta — MTTVGIKAAAYCLNFAPELALHYGGTPAQERRSKPDSEFLRELPKHAQTWEQAAAYAPNKTYVGGMSLDELEKAPAPWIDNLGDPQRYGKFGEIMPEDEFIGLMDICDVFDLIWLEQGFAAAVAEKLARNPVMGEKQLARLEKGKPVAELQEAIEKQHALPLYFENTLVACCRRAHDTDENLEAGVMLENLASKASGVLALLHLIKNAGMAPADVDFVVECSEEAVGDAMQRGGGNMAKALAEIAECVNASGFDVRGFCAGPVAALITSAGMVASGVRPNVVVVSGGSVPKLYMNARDHIKKGFVPLENCLGSFALLLTPDDGQTPVMRLEGLGKHTVGAGASPQAITSALTFEPLSRVGLKLTDVDKYAPELHNAEVTLPAGAGNVPEANYKMIAALAVMKGQIERTDIPKFVAEHGMPGFAPIQGHIPSGVPYVGHAIEDIKQGRIKRAMIIGKGSLFLGRLTNLADGASFIMEAPGTSAAQAQNVSQQDVTELLLTALSDVAANLQKGQ; from the coding sequence ATGACAACTGTTGGCATCAAGGCAGCCGCATACTGCCTGAACTTCGCGCCGGAACTGGCCCTGCACTATGGCGGCACCCCCGCCCAGGAACGCCGTTCCAAGCCCGATTCGGAATTTCTGCGAGAACTGCCCAAGCACGCGCAGACCTGGGAACAGGCCGCTGCCTACGCCCCCAACAAAACCTATGTGGGCGGCATGAGCCTCGACGAACTGGAGAAGGCTCCGGCCCCCTGGATCGACAACCTGGGCGATCCGCAACGCTACGGGAAATTTGGCGAAATCATGCCCGAAGACGAGTTCATCGGGCTTATGGATATTTGCGACGTTTTTGACCTCATCTGGCTGGAACAGGGCTTTGCAGCGGCAGTGGCCGAAAAGCTGGCCCGTAACCCCGTCATGGGCGAAAAGCAGCTGGCCCGGCTGGAGAAAGGCAAGCCCGTCGCCGAGCTGCAGGAAGCCATTGAAAAACAGCACGCCCTGCCGCTCTACTTTGAGAATACCCTGGTGGCCTGCTGCCGCCGTGCCCACGATACGGATGAAAACCTCGAAGCCGGGGTCATGCTGGAAAATCTGGCCAGCAAGGCCAGCGGCGTGCTGGCTCTGCTGCACCTCATCAAGAACGCGGGCATGGCTCCCGCTGACGTGGATTTTGTGGTGGAATGCTCCGAAGAAGCCGTGGGCGACGCCATGCAACGCGGCGGCGGCAACATGGCCAAGGCCCTGGCCGAGATAGCCGAGTGCGTCAATGCCAGCGGTTTTGACGTGCGCGGCTTCTGCGCCGGGCCCGTGGCCGCCCTCATCACCTCGGCAGGCATGGTGGCCAGCGGCGTGCGGCCCAATGTGGTCGTGGTCAGCGGCGGCTCCGTGCCCAAGCTCTACATGAACGCCCGCGACCATATCAAGAAGGGCTTTGTGCCGCTGGAAAACTGCCTCGGCAGCTTCGCCCTGCTGCTGACTCCCGACGACGGCCAGACCCCGGTCATGCGGCTGGAAGGTCTGGGCAAGCATACGGTGGGCGCGGGGGCTTCGCCCCAGGCCATCACCTCGGCCCTGACCTTCGAACCCCTGTCCCGCGTGGGTCTGAAACTCACGGATGTGGACAAGTACGCCCCTGAACTGCACAACGCCGAAGTGACCCTGCCTGCGGGCGCGGGCAACGTGCCCGAGGCCAACTACAAGATGATCGCGGCCCTTGCGGTCATGAAGGGGCAGATCGAGCGGACCGACATTCCCAAGTTTGTGGCGGAACACGGCATGCCCGGTTTTGCCCCCATCCAGGGGCACATCCCCTCCGGCGTACCCTATGTGGGCCACGCCATTGAAGATATCAAGCAAGGCCGCATCAAGCGCGCCATGATCATAGGCAAGGGCAGCCTGTTTCTGGGCCGCCTGACCAACCTGGCCGACGGCGCTTCCTTTATTATGGAAGCCCCCGGCACGAGCGCGGCACAGGCGCAGAACGTCAGCCAGCAGGATGTGACCGAACTGCTGCTGACAGCCCTGAGCGACGTGGCGGCCAACCTGCAAAAGGGTCAGTAG
- the trxB gene encoding thioredoxin-disulfide reductase — protein sequence MEKRELVIIGAGPAGLSAAIYGKRAGLDTLVLEKGRPGGQILTTSRVENYPGILDGTGTGLADAFRAHAEFFKAEFRSASVQKLEVRGDQKIITLKDGSEIAAKAVIVASGAYFRKQGCPGEKKYTGMGVSYCAVCDAAFFEDLEVAVIGGGNTAVEEACYLTGFASKVYIVHRRDEFRADRLVVEHALANPKIVPVMDSVLESIEGSDMVEKIVVRNVKTEEKREIPLSGVFIFIGTLPNDEYLHGLLVTDSSGWIITDDKLQTSVPGIFAAGDVRDTSLRQVVTAAGDGARAAMSAYAYLQH from the coding sequence ATGGAAAAACGTGAACTGGTCATCATTGGCGCTGGCCCGGCGGGACTTTCCGCCGCCATCTACGGCAAGCGCGCCGGTCTTGACACTCTTGTGCTGGAAAAAGGCCGCCCCGGCGGGCAGATACTGACCACCAGCAGGGTGGAGAACTACCCCGGCATCCTTGACGGCACGGGTACGGGTCTGGCCGACGCCTTTCGCGCCCATGCGGAATTTTTCAAGGCGGAATTCAGGTCGGCCTCGGTGCAGAAGCTTGAGGTGCGCGGCGACCAGAAGATCATAACCCTCAAGGACGGCAGCGAAATTGCCGCCAAGGCCGTCATCGTGGCCAGCGGGGCCTATTTTCGCAAGCAGGGCTGCCCCGGCGAAAAAAAATACACGGGCATGGGCGTTTCCTACTGCGCCGTGTGCGACGCCGCCTTTTTTGAAGACCTCGAAGTGGCCGTCATCGGCGGCGGCAACACCGCCGTTGAAGAAGCCTGCTACCTCACGGGCTTTGCCTCCAAGGTATACATTGTCCACCGCCGTGACGAATTCCGCGCCGACAGGCTCGTGGTCGAGCACGCCCTGGCCAACCCCAAGATCGTGCCCGTCATGGACAGCGTGCTGGAATCCATCGAAGGCAGCGACATGGTGGAAAAAATCGTGGTGCGCAACGTAAAGACCGAAGAAAAACGCGAAATTCCGTTGAGCGGCGTGTTCATCTTCATCGGCACCCTGCCCAATGACGAATACCTGCACGGCCTGCTGGTAACGGACTCCAGCGGCTGGATCATTACCGACGACAAACTGCAAACCTCGGTACCGGGCATTTTCGCCGCTGGCGACGTGCGCGACACCTCGCTGCGGCAGGTGGTTACGGCAGCGGGCGACGGGGCGCGGGCCGCCATGTCGGCGTATGCCTACCTTCAACACTAA